Proteins co-encoded in one Dermacentor albipictus isolate Rhodes 1998 colony unplaced genomic scaffold, USDA_Dalb.pri_finalv2 scaffold_30, whole genome shotgun sequence genomic window:
- the LOC135909816 gene encoding uncharacterized protein isoform X2, with protein sequence MEKGIIKISWHRDSKPHASSLLYPDVIAMNQPSDADSPTVALLDVKLPPFWTGDPELWFVQVESQFAARRITADSTKYHHVVGNLPPATASEVRDLLLTPPAENAYQTLKEIRRITPTEPERLQQLLREAELGDRRPSQLLRHMQQLAGDATASDGRLVRELFLRSLPTSVRIGLTASGETDLAKMAELADKLMAPSANSLQEMREELSRLADTVAALHSSGNQRPRQRTASQPQQRRVCWYHRKFCNAARNCVSPCENSGNAPGQH encoded by the coding sequence ATGGAGAAAGGGATAATAAAGATTAGTTGGCACCGAGACTCCAAGCCCCACGCCTCGTCGCTGCTTTACCCGGACGTGATCGCCATGAATCAGCCAAGCGACGCCGACAGCCCCACGGTAGCCCTACTTGATGTCAAGCTACCTCCGTTTTGGACTGGCGACCCGGAACTTTGGTTCGTGCAAGTTGAGTCGCAGTTCGCTGCACGCCGCATCACTGCTGACAGCACCAAATACCACCACGTGGTGGGCAACCTCCCGCCTGCGACGGCCAGCGAGGTGCGGGACCTACTGCTAACGCCCCCCGCAGAGAACGCCTACCAGACGCTAAAAGAGATTCGCCGTATCACACCGACAGAGCCCGAGCGTCTCCAACAGCTACTGCGGGAGGCCGAACTTGGCGACCGCCGACCCAGCCAGTTGCTACGCCACATGCAACAACTGGCCGGCGACGCGACTGCAAGCGACGGTCGTTTAGTGCGGGAACTGTTCCTGCGAAGCCTTCCCACAAGTGTACGGATAGGCCTCACGGCGTCGGGCGAGACAGACCTTGCCAAGATGGCCGAGCTCGCCGACAAACTCATGGCACCGTCCGCCAATTCCTTGCAAGAGATGCGAGAGGAACTTTCTCGCCTCGCAGACACCGTCGCAGCGCTGCACTCGAGCGGAAACCAGCGACCACGACAGCGTACCGCATCACAACCACAACAACGTAGGGTGTGCTGGTACCACCGCAAATTCTGCAACGCTGCACGGAACTGTGTGTCGCCCTGTGAAAATTCGGGAAACGCCCCGGGCCAGCACTGA
- the LOC135909816 gene encoding uncharacterized protein isoform X1, translating into MDNTQSPTPESTTIKVRYQRNHYGHKPEIQHLGMSDNEKASVAENLERGVPMKTILKRIRTSVASKLRPVHLAECSTLHNIKRQFNIAAPERCHTNDAVSVDMWVLVMKEKGETLVRLYKAQGAVDPSGTFSSADFALVLMTEPQKELLEKLGPAGTVCLDSTHGTIEYLFDLTTLLVLDKVASVVAIAYFICNHMNEQTLTAFFKYLESAMAKKVAAKTLISDDASQFYKAWSRVMGAAKQKLLCAWHVDNNWRKKTLECVERQLRPHVYHSVWLLLEFLVEKAFEDYFKQFLSSEEEKLRDFLKYFKDHYAVRPQEWAYRFRTRAAVNTNMHLESKHRTLKRTMLERKQNKHGDKLISALMDLTNHFLMKRASQMMKGAKGKERRTI; encoded by the coding sequence atggacaacactcagagtccgacacctgaaagcaccaccataaaagtcaggtatcaaagaaaccattatggtcataaaccagaaattcagcacttggGAATGAGTGACAACGAAAAGGCCAGCGTAGCAGAGAACCTAGAAAGGGGTGTGCCCATGAAAACCATTCTAAAGCGAAtaagaacatctgtggcatccaagctgaggccagtgcacttggcagagtgctcaaccctgcataacatcaaacggcagtttaacattgctgctcctgaacgttgtcacactaatgacgctgtcagtgtagacatgtgggtgcttgtgatgaaagaaaaaggtgaaacacttgtccgcctgtacaaggcacaaggtgcagtggacccaagtggtacattttcttcagcagactttgctcttgttctgatgacagagcctcagaaggagctactagaaaaattgggccctgcagggactgtatgtcttgactccacacatgGTACTATAGAGTACCTGTTTGACCTGACCACGCTTCTGGTGCTAGATAAAGTAGCATCAGTTGTAgctatagcttatttcatctgcaaccacatgaacgagcaaactttgacagcattcttcaaatatctggagtcggccatggccaaaaaagtggccgctaagacattgatatctgatgatgcctcgcaattctacaaagcatggtccagggtcatgggtgccgcaaaacagaaacttctctgtgcctggcatgtggataacaattggcgtaagaagacactcgagtgtgtagagagacagctaaggccacatgtttaccatagtgtgtggctactcttagagttcctcgtggaaaaggcatttgaagattattttaagcaattcctttctagtgaggaagaaaaactgagggacttcctcaagtacttcaaagaccactatgcagttaggccgcaagagtgggcctatcgctttaggactagagcagctgtcaacactaacatgcaccttgagagcaagcacaggacgttaaagcgtactatgctggagagaaaacagaataagcatggtgacaaactaatttctgccctcatggacttgacaaatcattttttaatgaaaagggctagccagatgatgaaaggggcaaagggtaagGAGCGGAGAACAATTTAG